One segment of Strix aluco isolate bStrAlu1 chromosome 4, bStrAlu1.hap1, whole genome shotgun sequence DNA contains the following:
- the PTPN21 gene encoding tyrosine-protein phosphatase non-receptor type 21 isoform X1, giving the protein MPLPFGLKLKRTRRYTVSSKSCLVARIQLLNNEFVEFTLSVESTGQESLEAVAQRLELREITYFSLWYYNKQNQRRWVDLDKPLKKQLDKYALEPTVYFGVVFYVPTVSQLQQEITRYQYYLQLKKDILEGNIPCTLDQAIHLAGLAVQADFGDYDQYESQEFLQRFALFPVGWLQEEKILEEATQKVALLHQKYRGLTPPDAEMLYMQEVERMEGYGEETYPAKDSQGSDIFIGACLDGVFVKHKNGRPPVVFRWHDIANMSHNKSFFALELANKEETIQFQTEDMETAKYVWRMCVARHKFYRLNKCSLDSLDSPPEEGSQKSSLILSLPRFPILSRPSLPKGQTQPVTVNPVRRRSSSRMSMPKPQPYMMPPPPQLHYNGHYTEPYASSQDNLFVSNQNGYYCHSQTSLDRAPHDYSGRIRNGSVYSAHSTNSLNNPQHYLQPSPMSSNPSITGSDVLRTDYVPSHRHSALIPPSYRPTPDYETVMRQLNRGMVHTDRQSHSMRNLNISNSYAYSRPDALVYSQPEIREHAHFTSPQSNHYPFNLNYSFHSQSPYPYPAEKRPVVGAVSVPELTNVQLQAQDYPAPNIMKTQVYRPPPPYPYPRPANSTPDLSRHIYISSSNPDLITRRVHHSVQTFQEDSLPVAHSLQEVSEPLTSARHAQLQKRNSIEIAGLNPSFEGIRIKERTMSASAADVALPRVIAEGSQPNILMERTKQKESEQEESMNCDHKKTLSDATMLIHSSEEEEEFDEENKASTSLSPLPEDQTQLSSLMGGYSHDSVLNYPYSSVASSAGPLHILEPKLHITETEKRMKDMSPVHLLVESQVQRRGEGLLTPSMSESDLTTSGRYRVRKDSVKKRPVSDLLSGKKNIVEGLPPLGGMKKNKNDAKKIGPLKLAALNGLALTRMPLPDEGKEESTRATNDERCKVLEQRLEQGMVFTEYERIQKKRLRDGECSIARLPENAERNRFQDVLPYDDTRVELVPTKENNTGYINASHIKVSVGGIEWDYIATQGPLQNTCQDFWQMIWEQGIAIIAMVTAEEESGREKSFRYWPRLGSRHNTVTYGRFKITTRFRTDSGCYATTGLKIKHLLTGQERTVWHLQYTDWPEHGCPEDLKGFLSYLEEIQSVRRHTNSTADPKNSNPPVLVHCSAGVGRTGVVILSEIMIACLEHNEMLDIPRVLDMLRQQRMMMVQTLSQYTFVYGVLIQFLKSSRLI; this is encoded by the exons gTATCAGTATTATTTGCAATTAAAGAAAGATATCTTGGAGGGCAACATTCCTTGCACACTGGATCAAGCAATACATCTGGCTGGTTTAGCTGTTCAAG ctgaTTTTGGAGACTATGATCAGTATGAATCTCAGGAGTTTCTACAAAGATTTGCTTTGTTTCCAGTG GGTTggctgcaagaagaaaaaatactggaaGAAGCGACACAGAAAGTTGCCTTGCTACATCAGAAATACAG AGGCCTTACTCCTCCTGATGCAGAAATGTTGTATATGCAAGAAGTAGAGAGAATGGAGGGCTATGGTGAAGAAACCTATCCTGCAAAG GACAGCCAAGGAAGTGACATATTCATTGGGGCGTGTCTTGACGGTGTCTTTGTGAAACACAAAAACGGTCGTCCTCCTGTTGTATTTAG GTGGCATGATATTGCCAACATGTCCCACAACAAATCCTTTTTCGCATTAGAGCTGGCAAACAAAGAAGAGACAATCCAATTCCAAACC GAAGATATGGAAACAGCAAAATATGTGTGGAGGATGTGTGTGGCTAGACACAAATTTTACAGACTAAATAAATGCAGCCT AGACTCCCTGGACTCTCCGCCTGAGGAGGGCTCTCAGAAATCTTCCCTCATTCTTTCCCTTCCACGCTTTCCAATCCTTTCTCGTCCTTCACTTCCCAAAGG ACAAACCCAGCCTGTTACAGTGAATCCTGTTAGAAGACGGTCTTCGTCCAGGATGTCTATG CCAAAGCCTCAGCCTTATATGATgcctccaccacctcagctgcaTTACAATGGTCATTATACTGAACCATATGCATCTTCCCAAG ATAACCTCTTTGTGAGCAATCAGAATGGATACTACTGTCACTCTCAGACTAGCTTGGATAGAGCCCCTCATGACTACAGTGGTCGGATCCGCAATGGTAGTGTCTATAGTGCACATAGCACAAACTCCTTGAACAATCCACAACATTACCTGCAGCCGTCCCCCATGTCCTCTAACCCAAGCATTACTGGAAGTGATGTCCTCAGAACTGATTATGTCCCATCACACAGACATAGTGCACTCATACCACCTTCTTATCGTCCCACACCAGACTATGAAACTGTGATGAGACAGCTCAACAGGGGTATGGTGCACACAGATAGGCAGAGTCATTCAATGAGAAATCTTAACATCAGCAATTCATATGCTTACAGCAGGCCTGATGCCTTAGTTTACAGTCAGCCTGAAATACGAGAGCATGCTCACTTCACTTCCCCACAATCTAACCATTATCCATTTAACCTGAACTACAGTTTTCATAGCCAATCGCCCTATCCCTATCCTGCTGAAAAGCGCCCAGTTGTTGGGGCAGTCAGTGTGCCTGAGTTGACAAATGTGCAGCTCCAGGCTCAGGATTATCCAGCACCGAATATAATGAAGACCCAAGTCTATCGACCACCTCCCCCATACCCATACCCAAGACCTGCAAATAGTACTCCAGACCTTTCACGACACATCTACATTAGCAGCAGCAATCCAGATCTTATCACAAGGCGAGTCCACCATTCTGTCCAGACGTTTCAGGAAGACAGTCTGCCTGTGGCACATTCTCTTCAGGAAGTCAGTGAACCTCTAACATCGGCACGCCATGCTCAGCTGCAGAAAAGGAACAGTATTGAAATAGCTGGCTTGAATCCCAGCTTTGAAGGAATAAGAATTAAAGAGAGGACCATGTCAGCTTCTGCAGCAGATGTGGCTCTTCCAAGAGTTATTGCAGAAGGGTCACAGCCCAACATTCTGATGGagagaacaaagcaaaaagaaagtgaGCAAGAAGAAAGCATGAACTGTGATCATAAGAAAACCCTTTCAGATGCCACTATGCTGATTCACAgtagtgaggaagaggaagaatttgATGAAGAAAACAAGGCTAGTACAagtctttctcctctccctgaaGATCAAACCCAACTTTCATCTCTTATGGGTGGTTATTCTCATGATTCAGTACTGAACTACCCTTATAGCTCTGTTGCTTCATCTGCTGGCCCTTTGCATATTCTTGAGCCTAAATTACATAttacagagacagaaaagagaatgaaagatATGAGTCCCGTTCATTTACTAGTAGAAAGCCAGGtacagagaagaggggaaggacTGCTTACTCCATCTATGTCGGAATCTGATCTTACAACATCAGGGAGATACAGAGTAAGGAAAGATTCAGTAAAGAAGAGACCTGTGTCCGATCTTCTGTCTGGGAAGAAGAATATTGTGGAAGGCCTTCCCCCGCTAGGT ggtatgaaaaagaataaaaatgatgcaaaaaaaaTAGGGCCTCTAAAGCTAGCTGCCCTAAATGGACTAGCTTTGACTAGAATGCCTCTGCCAGATGAGGGGAAGGAAGAATCAACAAGAGCAACAAATGATGAACGG TGTAAAGTTCTGGAACAACGGTTAGAGCAGGGGATGGTGTTTACTGAATATGAGcgcattcagaaaaaaagacttaGAGATGGTGAGTGCTCAATAGCTCGGCTTCCCGAAAATGCTGAACGAAACCGGTTCCAGGATGTCCTTCCTTATGATGATACCAGAGTAGAGCTAGTCCCAACCAAAGAAAATAACACGGGTTACATCAATGCATCTCATATCAAG GTCTCTGTTGGCGGCATAGAGTGGGATTACATTGCTacgcagggccctttgcagaataCATGTCAGGATTTCTGGCAGATGATCTGGGAACAAGGGATTGCCATCATAGCTATGGTGACAGCAGAGGAA GAAAGTGGGCGAGAAAAAAGCTTCAGATACTGGCCACGTCTTGGTTCAAGACACAACACTGTAACATATGGAAGATTTAAGATTACTACACGATTCCGTACTGACTCGGGCTGCTATGCAACTACGGGTTTGAAGATTAAACATCTTCTCACAGGACAGGAGAGAACAGTTTGGCATCTGCAGTATACTGACTGGCCAGAGCATGGCTGTCCAGAGGATTTAAAGGGATTTCTCT CATACTTGGAAGAGATACAGTCAGTGCGACGCCATACAAACAGCACTGCGGATCCTAAAAACTCTAATCCTCCTGTACTGGTGCATTGCAGTGCAGGTGTAGGACGAACAGGAGTAGTCATACTGTCAGAGATCATGATTGCTTGCTTGGAACACaatgag ATGCTGGACATCCCACGAGTGCTGGACATGTTGAGGCAGCAGAGAATGATGATGGTGCAGACTCTTTCGCAGTACACTTTCGTCTATGGAGTTCTCATTCAGTTTCTCAAAAGCTCTAGACTTATCTAA
- the PTPN21 gene encoding tyrosine-protein phosphatase non-receptor type 21 isoform X2: MPLPFGLKLKRTRRYTVSSKSCLVARIQLLNNEFVEFTLSVESTGQESLEAVAQRLELREITYFSLWYYNKQNQRRWVDLDKPLKKQLDKYALEPTVYFGVVFYVPTVSQLQQEITRYQYYLQLKKDILEGNIPCTLDQAIHLAGLAVQADFGDYDQYESQEFLQRFALFPVGWLQEEKILEEATQKVALLHQKYRGLTPPDAEMLYMQEVERMEGYGEETYPAKDSQGSDIFIGACLDGVFVKHKNGRPPVVFRWHDIANMSHNKSFFALELANKEETIQFQTEDMETAKYVWRMCVARHKFYRLNKCSLQTQPVTVNPVRRRSSSRMSMPKPQPYMMPPPPQLHYNGHYTEPYASSQDNLFVSNQNGYYCHSQTSLDRAPHDYSGRIRNGSVYSAHSTNSLNNPQHYLQPSPMSSNPSITGSDVLRTDYVPSHRHSALIPPSYRPTPDYETVMRQLNRGMVHTDRQSHSMRNLNISNSYAYSRPDALVYSQPEIREHAHFTSPQSNHYPFNLNYSFHSQSPYPYPAEKRPVVGAVSVPELTNVQLQAQDYPAPNIMKTQVYRPPPPYPYPRPANSTPDLSRHIYISSSNPDLITRRVHHSVQTFQEDSLPVAHSLQEVSEPLTSARHAQLQKRNSIEIAGLNPSFEGIRIKERTMSASAADVALPRVIAEGSQPNILMERTKQKESEQEESMNCDHKKTLSDATMLIHSSEEEEEFDEENKASTSLSPLPEDQTQLSSLMGGYSHDSVLNYPYSSVASSAGPLHILEPKLHITETEKRMKDMSPVHLLVESQVQRRGEGLLTPSMSESDLTTSGRYRVRKDSVKKRPVSDLLSGKKNIVEGLPPLGGMKKNKNDAKKIGPLKLAALNGLALTRMPLPDEGKEESTRATNDERCKVLEQRLEQGMVFTEYERIQKKRLRDGECSIARLPENAERNRFQDVLPYDDTRVELVPTKENNTGYINASHIKVSVGGIEWDYIATQGPLQNTCQDFWQMIWEQGIAIIAMVTAEEESGREKSFRYWPRLGSRHNTVTYGRFKITTRFRTDSGCYATTGLKIKHLLTGQERTVWHLQYTDWPEHGCPEDLKGFLSYLEEIQSVRRHTNSTADPKNSNPPVLVHCSAGVGRTGVVILSEIMIACLEHNEMLDIPRVLDMLRQQRMMMVQTLSQYTFVYGVLIQFLKSSRLI, encoded by the exons gTATCAGTATTATTTGCAATTAAAGAAAGATATCTTGGAGGGCAACATTCCTTGCACACTGGATCAAGCAATACATCTGGCTGGTTTAGCTGTTCAAG ctgaTTTTGGAGACTATGATCAGTATGAATCTCAGGAGTTTCTACAAAGATTTGCTTTGTTTCCAGTG GGTTggctgcaagaagaaaaaatactggaaGAAGCGACACAGAAAGTTGCCTTGCTACATCAGAAATACAG AGGCCTTACTCCTCCTGATGCAGAAATGTTGTATATGCAAGAAGTAGAGAGAATGGAGGGCTATGGTGAAGAAACCTATCCTGCAAAG GACAGCCAAGGAAGTGACATATTCATTGGGGCGTGTCTTGACGGTGTCTTTGTGAAACACAAAAACGGTCGTCCTCCTGTTGTATTTAG GTGGCATGATATTGCCAACATGTCCCACAACAAATCCTTTTTCGCATTAGAGCTGGCAAACAAAGAAGAGACAATCCAATTCCAAACC GAAGATATGGAAACAGCAAAATATGTGTGGAGGATGTGTGTGGCTAGACACAAATTTTACAGACTAAATAAATGCAGCCT ACAAACCCAGCCTGTTACAGTGAATCCTGTTAGAAGACGGTCTTCGTCCAGGATGTCTATG CCAAAGCCTCAGCCTTATATGATgcctccaccacctcagctgcaTTACAATGGTCATTATACTGAACCATATGCATCTTCCCAAG ATAACCTCTTTGTGAGCAATCAGAATGGATACTACTGTCACTCTCAGACTAGCTTGGATAGAGCCCCTCATGACTACAGTGGTCGGATCCGCAATGGTAGTGTCTATAGTGCACATAGCACAAACTCCTTGAACAATCCACAACATTACCTGCAGCCGTCCCCCATGTCCTCTAACCCAAGCATTACTGGAAGTGATGTCCTCAGAACTGATTATGTCCCATCACACAGACATAGTGCACTCATACCACCTTCTTATCGTCCCACACCAGACTATGAAACTGTGATGAGACAGCTCAACAGGGGTATGGTGCACACAGATAGGCAGAGTCATTCAATGAGAAATCTTAACATCAGCAATTCATATGCTTACAGCAGGCCTGATGCCTTAGTTTACAGTCAGCCTGAAATACGAGAGCATGCTCACTTCACTTCCCCACAATCTAACCATTATCCATTTAACCTGAACTACAGTTTTCATAGCCAATCGCCCTATCCCTATCCTGCTGAAAAGCGCCCAGTTGTTGGGGCAGTCAGTGTGCCTGAGTTGACAAATGTGCAGCTCCAGGCTCAGGATTATCCAGCACCGAATATAATGAAGACCCAAGTCTATCGACCACCTCCCCCATACCCATACCCAAGACCTGCAAATAGTACTCCAGACCTTTCACGACACATCTACATTAGCAGCAGCAATCCAGATCTTATCACAAGGCGAGTCCACCATTCTGTCCAGACGTTTCAGGAAGACAGTCTGCCTGTGGCACATTCTCTTCAGGAAGTCAGTGAACCTCTAACATCGGCACGCCATGCTCAGCTGCAGAAAAGGAACAGTATTGAAATAGCTGGCTTGAATCCCAGCTTTGAAGGAATAAGAATTAAAGAGAGGACCATGTCAGCTTCTGCAGCAGATGTGGCTCTTCCAAGAGTTATTGCAGAAGGGTCACAGCCCAACATTCTGATGGagagaacaaagcaaaaagaaagtgaGCAAGAAGAAAGCATGAACTGTGATCATAAGAAAACCCTTTCAGATGCCACTATGCTGATTCACAgtagtgaggaagaggaagaatttgATGAAGAAAACAAGGCTAGTACAagtctttctcctctccctgaaGATCAAACCCAACTTTCATCTCTTATGGGTGGTTATTCTCATGATTCAGTACTGAACTACCCTTATAGCTCTGTTGCTTCATCTGCTGGCCCTTTGCATATTCTTGAGCCTAAATTACATAttacagagacagaaaagagaatgaaagatATGAGTCCCGTTCATTTACTAGTAGAAAGCCAGGtacagagaagaggggaaggacTGCTTACTCCATCTATGTCGGAATCTGATCTTACAACATCAGGGAGATACAGAGTAAGGAAAGATTCAGTAAAGAAGAGACCTGTGTCCGATCTTCTGTCTGGGAAGAAGAATATTGTGGAAGGCCTTCCCCCGCTAGGT ggtatgaaaaagaataaaaatgatgcaaaaaaaaTAGGGCCTCTAAAGCTAGCTGCCCTAAATGGACTAGCTTTGACTAGAATGCCTCTGCCAGATGAGGGGAAGGAAGAATCAACAAGAGCAACAAATGATGAACGG TGTAAAGTTCTGGAACAACGGTTAGAGCAGGGGATGGTGTTTACTGAATATGAGcgcattcagaaaaaaagacttaGAGATGGTGAGTGCTCAATAGCTCGGCTTCCCGAAAATGCTGAACGAAACCGGTTCCAGGATGTCCTTCCTTATGATGATACCAGAGTAGAGCTAGTCCCAACCAAAGAAAATAACACGGGTTACATCAATGCATCTCATATCAAG GTCTCTGTTGGCGGCATAGAGTGGGATTACATTGCTacgcagggccctttgcagaataCATGTCAGGATTTCTGGCAGATGATCTGGGAACAAGGGATTGCCATCATAGCTATGGTGACAGCAGAGGAA GAAAGTGGGCGAGAAAAAAGCTTCAGATACTGGCCACGTCTTGGTTCAAGACACAACACTGTAACATATGGAAGATTTAAGATTACTACACGATTCCGTACTGACTCGGGCTGCTATGCAACTACGGGTTTGAAGATTAAACATCTTCTCACAGGACAGGAGAGAACAGTTTGGCATCTGCAGTATACTGACTGGCCAGAGCATGGCTGTCCAGAGGATTTAAAGGGATTTCTCT CATACTTGGAAGAGATACAGTCAGTGCGACGCCATACAAACAGCACTGCGGATCCTAAAAACTCTAATCCTCCTGTACTGGTGCATTGCAGTGCAGGTGTAGGACGAACAGGAGTAGTCATACTGTCAGAGATCATGATTGCTTGCTTGGAACACaatgag ATGCTGGACATCCCACGAGTGCTGGACATGTTGAGGCAGCAGAGAATGATGATGGTGCAGACTCTTTCGCAGTACACTTTCGTCTATGGAGTTCTCATTCAGTTTCTCAAAAGCTCTAGACTTATCTAA